From Triticum urartu cultivar G1812 chromosome 2, Tu2.1, whole genome shotgun sequence, a single genomic window includes:
- the LOC125539059 gene encoding sphingolipid delta(4)-desaturase DES1-like — MGATRADADEKEEGVMTTDFFWSYTDEPHASRRREILAKYPQIKVLFGPDPLAFIKIAAVVSLQLWTATLLRDAGWSKILPVAYFFGSFLNHNLFLAIHELSHNLAFATPSLNRWLGIFANLPIGVPMSVTFQKYHLEHHRFQGVDGIDMDIPSQTEAHVVKNTVSKSIWVVLQLFFYALRPLFLKPKPPGLWEFTNLMIQVALDAAMVYLYGWKSLAYLILSTFLGGGMHPMAGHFISEHYVFSPEQETYSYYGPLNLMTWHVGYHNEHHDFPRIPGAKLHKVKEIAPEYYDSLKSYRSWSQVIYMYVMDQTVGPFSRMKRKAPKKDL; from the exons ATGGGCGCGACACGCGCGGACGCCGACGAGAAGGAGGAAGGCGTGATGACGACGGACTTCTTCTGGTCGTACACGGACGAGCCGCACGCGTCGCGCCGCCGGGAGATCCTGGCCAAGTACCCGCAGATCAAGGTGCTCTTCGGCCCGGACCCTCTCGCCTTCATCAAG ATAGCCGCAGTTGTTTCACTCCAGCTATGGACCGCCACGCTCCTGCGCGACGCAGGCTGGTCCAAGATACTGCCGGTCGCTTACTTCTTCGGTTCCTTTCTGAATCACAACCTCTTCCTCGCGATCCATGAGCTCAGCCACAACCTCGCCTTCGCCACCCCATCCCTGAACCGCTGGCTAGGCATCTTCGCAAACCTCCCCATCGGCGTCCCAATGTCGGTGACATTCCAGAAATACCACCTGGAGCACCACCGGTTCCAAGGCGTGGACGGGATCGACATGGACATCCCCAGCCAGACGGAGGCGCACGTCGTAAAGAACACCGTCAGCAAATCCATCTGGGTCGTGCTCCAGCTCTTCTTCTACGCGCTCAGGCCGCTCTTCCTGAAGCCGAAGCCTCCGGGCCTGTGGGAGTTCACCAACCTGATGATCCAGGTGGCGCTCGACGCGGCCATGGTGTACCTCTACGGCTGGAAGTCGCTGGCCTACCTCATCCTGTCGACGTTCCTTGGCGGTGGCATGCACCCGATGGCCGGCCACTTCATCTCGGAGCACTACGTGTTCAGCCCGGAGCAGGAGACCTACTCGTACTACGGGCCGCTGAACCTGATGACGTGGCACGTGGGGTACCACAACGAGCACCACGACTTCCCCAGGATCCCCGGCGCCAAGCTGCACAAGGTGAAGGAGATCGCGCCGGAGTACTATGACAGTCTGAAATCATACAGGTCCTGGAGCCAGGTGATATACATGTACGTCATGGACCAGACGGTCGGCCCTTTCAGCCGGATGAAGAGGAAGGCGCCCAAGAAAGATTTGTAG
- the LOC125539058 gene encoding uncharacterized protein LOC125539058 — MGGFQRQVKERTMEVKVAVLKGVRVVGDFGKKTWNKVKAIKR, encoded by the coding sequence ATGGGAGGGTTCCAGCGGCAGGTGAAGGAGCGGACCATGGAGGTGAAGGTGGCGGTGCTCAAGGGCGTCAGGGTCGTCGGCGACTTCGGCAAGAAGACGTGGAACAAGGTCAAGGCCATCAAGCGCTGA